One Fusarium musae strain F31 chromosome 6, whole genome shotgun sequence DNA segment encodes these proteins:
- a CDS encoding hypothetical protein (EggNog:ENOG41), with protein MSTKYTNKLDGQRVLVIGGSTGIGFAVAEAALEHGANVVISSSNQSKIDAAIKRLENLINSTQLPMRGISGKVCNLAKPETIETNVKELLEAASQDGKLDHVVFTAGDFNPSPSLDSATVSVISKIGMVRVMGAVFVAKHLSSYINQSNTSSFTITGTTTDSRPSGAGWSLLKAAAGGIEPMTRALCIDLKPVRVNCVTPGFVHTALFDGFPQDVRDVIFPAMEKDSVVGRLGTAEELAEAYVYLMKCTFATGSIVVVDGGRIVGDNKSQ; from the coding sequence ATGTCTACTAAATACACCAACAAACTTGATGGCCAGCGCGTCCTGGTGATCGGTGGCTCAACAGGCATTGGTTTCGCCGTCGCCGAAGCAGCCCTCGAACACGGCGCAAATGTCGTCATCAGCAGCTCCAACCAATCTAAAATAGATGCTGCTATCAAGCGTCTGGAAAACCTCATAAACAGCACTCAACTCCCAATGAGGGGCATCTCTGGCAAAGTCTGCAACCTCGCCAAACCGGAAACAATCGAGACCAACGTCAAAGAGCTACTTGAGGCTGCTTCTCAAGACGGAAAGCTCGACCATGTCGTCTTCACGGCTGGAGACTTCAATCCTTCGCCAAGTCTTGACTCAGCAACGGTTAGTGTCATATCTAAAATCGGCATGGTTCGTGTCATGGGTGCTGTCTTTGTTGCAAAGCATCTCTCGAGTTACATCAATCAATCGAACACCAGCTCGTTTACCATTACGGGAACGACTACTGACTCTCGTCCCTCTGGGGCGGGTTGGTCTCTTCTTAAAGCAGCAGCCGGTGGAATTGAGCCAATGACTCGTGCTTTGTGTATTGATCTTAAGCCTGTGCGCGTCAATTGTGTCACGCCGGGTTTTGTGCATACCGCTTTGTTCGATGGGTTTCCGCAAGATGTCAGGGATGTTATCTTTCCTGCTATGGAGAAGGACTCTGTTGTAGGTAGACTTGGGACTGCAGAGGAGTTGGCGGAGGCTTATGTTTATTTGATGAAGTGTACTTTTGCTACTGGGTCGATTGTTGTCGTCGACGGAGGTAGGATTGTTGGAGATAACAAGAGTCAGTGA
- the DEP2 gene encoding FAD-dependent monooxygenase dep2, whose product MQKNSQFRVIIVGAGVTGLTLAHCLAKAGIDWVLLDKGVVAPSFGTTITLQPHNCRILHQLGCLDAVLAKCDTMGGAHCRDPTGKSFASNDFFGVVRKFAGYDTRTLDRQVFLRELYELLPDKSQIYEKARVEEIIEENSVAHVILADGREFVGDVVVGSDGVHSKVREIMWDKANALYPGMITVDEKRAMVTQYNAIVMASSPVPGIGAHDMEITFNDKYSFLLLCQPEWISIIVHSKLPENQQCTWPTRRRYTETDMEALVSKISERPVTDTVVFGELWKRRLKAQMISLEEGVLEHWTFGRIVLAGDAVHKVTPNSALGGNTAMEDAVVITNMLHALLARHPNKKPSDVELHDAMRQEYQDTRVERARAIVKAGGALTRQQAYDGWKAYITQRWLTPIIGLDTLAQKIAGLCVTAPKLSFVEFEEKRGIMGWQDTIEAEQKYAMKVLPLIYHEPVGSRGGHVGG is encoded by the exons ATGCAGAAAAACTCACAGTTCAGAGTTATCATCGTTGGTGCTGGCGTTACAGGCCTCACGCTGGCTCATTGCCTAGCCAAAGCTGGCATCGACTGGGTCCTCTTGGACAAGGGCGTAGTGGCGCCGAGCTTCGGGACTACTATCACCCTCCAGCCTCATAATTGCCGAATTCTTCACCAGTTAGGTTGCCTAGACGCCGTACTGGCCAAGTGCGATACCATGGGCGGTGCGCATTGCCGTGATCCCACCGGTAAGAGCTTTGCCTCCAACGACTTCTTTGGTGTCGTACGAAAGTT CGCGGGTTATGATACTAGGACACTTGACCGTCAAGTATTCCTGCGTGAGCTCTACGAGCTACTACCTGATAAGTCTCAAATCTATGAAAAGGCTCGCGTCGAGGAGATAATCGAGGAGAATTCGGTTGCCCACGTCATCCTGGCTGATGGTCGTGAGTTTGTTGGTGACGTAGTAGTTGGTTCTGATGGCGTTCATTCCAAAGTCCGCGAAATCATGTGGGACAAAGCCAATGCTCTATACCCGGGTATGATCAcagttgatgagaagagag CTATGGTCACTCAATACAATGCCATCGTAATGGCAAGCTCGCCAGTCCCTGGCATCGGTGCTCACGACATGGAAATCACCTTCAATGACAAGTActcctttctccttctctgccAGCCAGAATGGATATCTATCATTGTGCACAGCAAGCTCCCTGAGAACCAGCAGTGTACATGGCCCACGCGCCGACGTTATACTGAAACCGATATGGAAGCGCTCGTGAGCAAGATATCTGAGCGTCCGGTCACGGATACAGTCGTATTTGGGGAATTGTGGAAGCGACGTCTGAAGGCACAAATGATATCCCTTGAAGAAGGGGTTCTGGAGCATTGGACCTTCGGCCGAATTGTCCTGGCTGGAGACGCTGTTCATAAG GTGACCCCCAACTCGGCTCTTGGAGGCAACACAGCGATGGAAGATGCCGTCGTAATCACGAACATGCTGCATGCTCTATTGGCTAGACATCCCAACAAAAAACCTAGTGACGTAGAGTTACATGACGCCATGCGCCAGGAGTACCAAGACACGCGAGTAGAACGTGCTCGGGCCATAGTCAAAGCTGGAGGTGCCTTGACGAGGCAGCAAGCATATGACGGATGGAAGGCATATATCACACAACGATGGCTGACGCCCATCATAGGACTTGATACATTAGCACAGAAGATTGCAGGTTTATGTGTCACAGCGCCTAAACTGAGCTTTGTCGAgtttgaagagaagagaggaattATGGGATGGCAAGACACGATAGAGGCTGAGCAGAAGTATGCAATGAAAG TACTACCATTGATCTACCATGAGCCTGTGGGATCACGAGGTGGCCATGTTGGGGGTTAA
- a CDS encoding hypothetical protein (EggNog:ENOG41), protein MTSSLIAKPFQHDGLPDVTIKGLSTALRTLPLFDTNKAYLRITERSDQFSFMINGTTGASATLRDPDTSNLQTLTGIEAVQSLADSTRAIGIADIRYDPNGIRQCVSLHEAEKYRRDALTRVTFLLYADHVSEHLEKCKIPPLRSLFRYGGFPKAFIESLSSEDSIADMTEHMGLGEATWIEASLFLVQYFSQPERPQILSSDDIWKSPVGDIALRCIQQASGSPLAGRVALGAMRALPMGIFDNAAFRPPEREEVLGLLENMPFHPESGTKTEEILNQIQSLGGAEGWQSHNHQLTVLWEKQQQIVSEEAESLARSVDTVPQHMISLQDMAAYPLLHFVPLRVEAIAIIHYLKNCASANFIVQRPGPWTQYRYQPPSNNGSGTCFVAGTKIITKAGNKPIEGLEENDWVLTNGAKDEWGLVSDERVVIPVDSPIIYGFNNESPFFTAGHVFHTTTGLRALDAELAMKENPWAEVGRLSAGHILYRLGKDGKTYDLVPILDINWRRMPEVTEVYGVHLREGRRSYHANDYLVMVNYPEITLKRICSTIATFSQEDQVRLLQSLKELNPLFERFGIATVSEMVQREVDAAKNSLTARMYKVTENKLAGLSHASVCFYPEEIPSQDYSQLPHQLPVVTLFDGVISVNGVICEYGRVDNASSEVRWSRFIGQNVVEHGVLSIEDPRYHSGIGRICYSTDYDGDDLLDLPVFQYLTYGSECELQMDTLSVGVTKQELFFKAASFEPIQLNTDGPIEDLNDELAFKSISTEEEKIAAVDEIITPEVRAETVTRSSAPRTDIRFEVKPREFDVVYDEAPLQKDQVQIQRQLDFGPIQLTTQRVISDGTPGILFTDVAIPSLDTILDLWNHKQSDETLKISRLYETAVVMHNGRLKATVTILPTTLESLESLEDRKDAEDPSKTLTFKDELGEEAKLPLLFARLELNFSDDKSEIVSGTLWEYNQDPSREGAEGIR, encoded by the exons ATGACTTCTTCGTTGATCGCCAAGCCATTTCAGCATGATGGCTTACCGGATGTGACCATCAAAGGTCTGAGCACGGCGCTTCGAACTCTTCCCCTCTTTGATACAAACAAAGCCTACTTGAGAATCACTGAACGGTCTGATCAGTTCTCTTTTATGATCAATGGAACGACCGGAGCTTCCGCAACCCTCCGTGATCCCGATACAAGCAATCTACAGACTTTGACCGGTATTGAAGCTGTACAATCTCTGGCTGACTCCACTAGGGCTATCGGAATCGCGGACATTCGATATGATCCAAATGGTATCAGACAGTGTGTTTCTCTG CACGAGGCTGAGAAATATCGCCGAGATGCTCTTACACGGGTCACTTTTCTCTTGTATGCTGATCACGTCAGTGAACATCTGGAGAAATGCAAAATACCACCGCTTCGTAGTCTCTTTCGCTATGGAGGTTTCCCCAAAGCCTTTATTGAATCACTTTCCAGTGAAGACTCGATCGCTGATATGACTGAGCACATGGGCCTTGGTGAGGCTACCTGGATAGAAGCCTCCCTGTTCCTTGTGCAGTATTTTAGCCAACCAGAACGACCACAGATTCTGTCAAGTGACGATATATGGAAGAGCCCCGTGGGAGATATTGCATTGAGATGCATTCAGCAAGCTAGTGGATCACCCTTGGCAGGCCGCGTTGCACTTGGTGCAATGAGAGCTCTGCCAATGGGCATTTTCGATAACGCCGCATTTCGACCACCAGAGCGCGAAGAGGTTCTGGGACTCTTGGAGAATATGCCTTTCCACCCCGAGTCTGGTACGAAGACAGAAGAGATCCTCAATCAGATCCAGAGTCTTGGAGGTGCAGAGGGATGGCAATCCCATAACCACCAGCTTACAGTACTCTGGGAGAAACAGCAGCAGATTGtttcagaagaagcagagagcCTCGCGCGCAGTGTTGATACAGTCCCACAGCATATGATTTCCTTGCAAGATATGGCGGCATACCCCTTGCTGCACTTTGTACCGTTGAGAGTAGAGGCAATTGCTATCATCCACTACTTGAAGAATT GCGCATCCGCCAACTTTATTGTGCAGAGGCCGGGGCCATGGACTCAGTATAGATATCAACCCCCTTCGAACAATGGGTCAGGCACATGTTTTGTCGCTGGAACCAAGATCATCACAAAAGCTGGAAACAAGCCTATCGAAGGTCTCGAAGAAAACGACTGGGTATTGACTAACGGAGCAAAGGACGAGTGGGGCCTCGTGTCTGACGAAAGAGTTGTCATCCCAGTGGACTCGCCTATCATATACGGGTTCA ATAATGAATCTCCGTTTTTCACCGCTGGTCATGTCTTTCACACCACTACTGGCCTCCGAGCCCTCGATGCAGAGCTCGCCATGAAGGAAAATCCTTGGGCAGAAGTCGGTCGGCTTTCAGCTGGTCATATTCTATACCGCCTGGGAAAGGATGGGAAGACATACGACCTAGTACCcattcttgacatcaactGGCGCCGGATGCCCGAGGTCACCGAGGTTTACGGTGTACATCTTCGTGAGGGCCGGCGAAGCTACCATGCTAATGACTATCTTGTCATGGTCAACTATCCAGAGATTACACTCAAACGAATTTGTTCTACAATTGCGACGTTCTCACAGGAGGATCAAGTACGACTTCTGCAATCATTGAAAGAACTAAATCCTCTCTTCGAACGATTCGGAATTGCAACAGTCTCCGAGATGGTTCAGCGCGAAGTCGATGCAGCAAAGAATAGCTTGACTGCGCGGATGTACAAGGTCACTGAGAACAAGCTGGCCGGTCTTTCCCATGCATCGGTATGTTTCTATCCAGAAGAGATACCTAGTCAGGACTACTCCCAGCTTCCACACCAGCTCCCTGTTGTAACTCTATTCGACGGAGTCATTTCAGTAAATGGAGTCATTTGTGAGTATGGCCGTGTGGATAATGCCAGCAGTGAAGTAAGATGGTCGCGCTTTATCGGCCAGAATGTGGTTGAGCATGGAGTCTTATCCATAGAAGACCCACGCTATCATTCAGGCATTGGTCGGATTTGCTACAGCACGGACTACGACGGAGATGATCTTCTGGACCTCCCAGTGTTTCAGTATTTGACTTATGGCTCTGAGTGTGAGCTCCAGATGGACACCCTCAGTGTCGGTGTTACAAAACAAGAACTGTTTTTCAAAGCAGCATCTTTTGAGCCCATTCAACTCAATACAGACGGGCCCATAGAAGATTTAAATGATGAGTTAGCGTTCAAGTCCATCAGTAcggaagaggaaaagatagCAGCAGTCGATGAGATCATAACACCAGAAGTGCGCGCCGAGACAGTGACCAGAAGCTCTGCCCCCCGGACCGATATCCGCTTCGAAGTAAAGCCACGGGAATTTGATGTTGTCTACGACGAAGCACCTCTACAAAAGGACCAAGTACAAATTCAGAGACAACTCGACTTCGGACCTATACAACTGACGACTCAGCGAGTGATCTCGGATGGAACTCCAGGAATTCTGTTCACTGATGTCGCAATCCCTAGCCTGGATACCATTTTGGACTTATGGAATCACAAACAGAGTGATGAGACCTTGAAGATCTCACGGCTGTATGAGACGGCGGTCGTGATGCATAACGGGCGACTAAAAGCCACTGTCACAATCCTACCAACAACCTTAGAGAGCTTGGAGAGTTTGGAGGATAGGAAAGACGCTGAGGATCCTTCGAAAACTCTAACTTTcaaggatgagcttggagaGGAGGCTAAACTGCCTTTGCTGTTTGCTAGGCTCGAGTTAAACTTTTCAGACGACAAGAGTGAGATTGTGTCTGGAACATTGTGGGAATATAATCAAGATCCTTCAAGAGAGGGAGCTGAAGGTATCAGGTAA
- the DEP1 gene encoding Transcriptional regulatory protein → MLQTSRNQLLYLSALGVWGLWGYASFKGMFRRLDTLTKTQHFPDGRPLRSSYTGLAPLDAQLSLVTAFYDVLTNSLSSGPRLLFFDINYVVACANLWTLIESRRRGVRSFFLRYPAWAMALCNFNGAAIVLPLYMFLICRSKARLRDSSVPLYDAVAMPVTAVVILLQPLLIFLPAWLGFDGYETHHGLIALFQVAPILILGFYLGLVSILPQGPVTPTSCKEAKRWIVASLILAGTVASAVHIYIMIRAMRTHDSDASLSRLFVPAWGFSDPGTILKTTEGRSREYTSLLENLHLFSQWDWIVVCLTTVVAVHLFLSRRDGLKVDKSTSPHEVQELVYLAISTAVLGPGGAGSFALAIREARI, encoded by the coding sequence ATGCTTCAGACTTCAAGAAATCAGCTCCTCTATCTCAGTGCCCTGGGTGTATGGGGTCTCTGGGGTTATGCATCATTTAAAGGCATGTTCCGCCGCCTCGACACACTCACAAAGACACAGCATTTTCCAGACGGCAGGCCCCTCCGCTCCTCGTACACAGGCCTTGCACCACTAGACGCCCAGCTTTCTCTCGTCACAGCATTCTACGATGTCCTCACAAACTCGCTCAGCTCTGGCCCACGCTTGCTGTTCTTTGACATCAACTATGTCGTCGCATGCGCAAACCTATGGACGCTCATTGAATCTCGCCGTCGCGGTGTGCGTTCCTTCTTCCTGAGGTATCCAGCGTGGGCAATGGCTCTCTGCAACTTCAACGGCGCTGCTATTGTGCTGCCACTGTACATGTTTCTAATCTGCCGTAGTAAGGCACGCTTACGCGACTCTAGCGTACCGTTGTACGACGCGGTAGCGATGCCAGTGACGGCTGTGGTGATTCTGCTTCAGCCGCTGCTTATCTTTCTACCAGCATGGTTGGGCTTCGATGGTTACGAAACCCATCATGGATTGATTGCTCTTTTTCAAGTTGCCCCTATCCTTATTCTTGGCTTTTATCTGGGGCTTGTATCAATTCTCCCTCAAGGGCCTGTCACACCAACATCATgcaaagaagccaaaaggTGGATCGTTGCCTCACTTATACTTGCTGGCACCGTCGCCTCAGCTGTGCACATTTATATTATGATCCGTGCAATGCGAACCCACGATAGCGATGCATCCCTCTCCAGGCTATTTGTTCCTGCCTGGGGTTTCTCTGACCCAGGAACGATCCTCAAGACGACTGAGGGAAGATCCAGAGAGTACACCTCGCTTCTGGAAAACCTTCACCTGTTTTCCCAATGGGACTGGATCGTTGTGTGTCTGACGACGGTGGTGGCTGTCCACTTGTTTCTCTCTCGTCGGGACGGACTCAAGGTTGATAAGTCTACCTCGCCACACGAGGTCCAGGAACTGGTCTATCTTGCAATATCTACAGCGGTTCTCGGGCCTGGAGGTGCTGGTTCATTTGCGCTTGCAATCCGAGAAGCCAGGATCTGA
- a CDS encoding hypothetical protein (EggNog:ENOG41) → MHKNISQLLQQLGIALEESTAVVSGERLPFDEEPMPSDISEESDDDTSNEYFLSAELSMRVASITDILNNLYRLSYKIRNSGLRPSSTRANLIQAVDNETGVDLFDALHEFDSRHLIELFTATRQGNPGNVESSDVLLERLATSNVLRRKQFRYWERHARKLGFQVLPVHQTPIRERPSASEAPEVVGLLQAHRHEVPPQVQEQSHLSGTNATPYDPALDDRTEIETIISLASTALDADGKGIEVPKPPEEALNGYSFTCPYCWVVCPPKEGRGKTWKSHVLHDLKPYVCTYETCNTANDLYQSRKAWVDHEEAMHRPRWRCRDHPEGLYETSASFQSHLLREHDRGFSGEQLEDLANVSRLGCVDDRTACPICFEEQPFANGLTNHLANHLERIALFSLPRTISSDDKDMDESQFSKLFNINPDDSSTSEQFEEDDEDLKDAPCNTSLYPPDSNIMIPKTEELEELYAMMRHFKMFFESLKSKIARVGQALDDYNEFAFKSASVDAAKCSLMANKLFECNLRVNLSEEDGDTLTEILWDTRGFLDTTSLELEEAHEGSLEDREKQVALVTEATRGLGTVYDILEGILQVLEG, encoded by the exons ATGCACAAAAATATCTCGCAACTTCTCCAGCAGCTTGGTATAGCGTTGGAAGAAT CTACCGCTGTCGTATCAGGTGAAAGGCTTCCGTTTGACGAAGAGCCTATGCCGTCAGATATAAGCGAAGAATCTGACGATGACACAAGCAACGAGTACTTTCTATCAGCGGAGCTATCTATGAGGGTTGCAAGTATCACTGACATACTCAACAACCTATACCGACTATCCTACAAAATTCGCAACTCTGGGCTGCGCCCCAGTTCTACCAGGGCTAACTTGATCCAAGCAGTGGACAATGAGACTGGGGTCGATCTCTTCGATGCGCTTCATGAGTTTGACTCAAGGCACCTGATTGAACTTTTCACAGCCACGCGTCAAGGAAATCCTGGAAACGTTGAATCTTCcgatgttcttcttgaaaGACTCGCAACATCTAATGTGTTACGTCGGAAGCAATTTCGATATTGGGAAAGACATGCTAGAAAGCTTGGTTTTCAAGTTCTACCTGTGCATCAGACACCTATCAGAGAAAGACCGTCAGCGTCAGAGGCTCCAGAGGTCGTGGGACTTCTACAAGCGCACCGACATGAGGTCCCGCCCCAGGTCCAGGAACAGAGTCACCTCTCTGGGACTAATGCGACACCATATGACCCCGCCCTAGATGATCGAACAGAGATAGAAACCATAATATCACTGGCCTCGACAGCCCTCGATGCCGACGGAAAGGGGATCGAGGTCCCCAAACCTCCTGAGGAGGCACTGAATGGGTACTCGTTTACCTGTCCTTACTGTTGGGTTGTTTGCCCCCCAAAGGAAGGAAGAGGCAAGACCTGGAAGTCGCATGTCCTCCATGACTTGAAGCCTTACGTATGCACGTACGAAACATGCAATACCGCCAATGATCTTTATCAATCGAGAAAAGCGTGGGTTGACCACGAAGAAGCTATGCATCGACCACGTTGGCGATGTCGGGATCACCCTGAGGGCTTATATGAGACATCTGCTAGTTTTCAGAGCCATCTCTTACGAGAACATGATAGAGGTTTCTCGGGAGAACAACTTGAGGACTTAGCCAACGTCTCTAGGTTGGGCTGCGTTGATGACCGTACTGCTTGCCCCATATGCTTCGAGGAACAGCCGTTCGCCAACGGCCTGACAAATCATCTAGCAAACCATCTTGAGAGAATTGCACTATTTTCTCTGCCGAGGACTATATCCAGTGACGATAAGGACATGGATGAAAGCCAGTTCTCCAAATTGTTCAATATTAATCCTGACGATTCTTCCACATCAGAGCagtttgaagaagacgatgaagatctaAAGGATGCTCCATGTAACACGAGTCTGTATCCACCTGATTCGAATATCATGATCCCAAAGACGGAAGAGCTGGAGGAGCTGTACGCCATGATGAGACATTTTAAAATGTTCTTCGAATCACTCAAATCCAAGATCGCGAGAGTAGGCCAAGCTCTGGATGACTACAACGAGTTTGCATTCAAATCAGCCTCTGTTGATGCTGCAAAATGTTCATTAATGGCAAATAAGCTCTTCGAATGCAACTTGAGAGTTAATCTGAGCGAAGAAGACGGAGATACTTTGACAGAGATACTGTGGGACACACGGGGATTTCTTGATACCACTAGCTTAGAACTTGAAGAGGCTCATGAGGGCAGCTTGGAAGACCGAGAGAAACAGGTTGCGCTGGTTACTGAAGCAACGAGGGGACTAGGAACAGTGTATGATATTCTTGAGGGAATACTCCAGGTACTTGAAGGGTGA
- a CDS encoding hypothetical protein (EggNog:ENOG41) yields MAPKSQKWIIIACEAVVGVWGITALLVNFFQCQPPTPWLYGDNDKCINLKAFWTYYSTANIVTDIIIVIIMAENVVKIQTSWPKKILVMSVFGSRIFVTPAIAAQIHYSNKAFDSADHSFSIWPASITIQLVQCLAILTVCLPNFKPFLDSLESGQIRVDDMRRQGKSSSNGYPTNRPGYAGYKSKTAQSSRSRALDHASKTQRSEIHEMEDFATKPKHDHERSWDGQSRSSHSSQKILIHQTWQVDIETTQDAAFRQT; encoded by the exons ATGGCGCCTAAGAGCCAAAAATGGATCATCATCGCTTGCGAAGCCGTCGTTGGTGTTTGGGGCATCACGGCGCTCCTCGTCAATTTCTTCCAATGTCAACCACCGACACCTTGGCTTTACGGCGATAACGATAAATGCATTAATCTCAAGGCATTTTGGACGTACTACTCAACCGCCAACATCGTcaccgacatcatcatcgtcatcattaTGGCAGAAAACGTGGTCAAGATCCAAACCTCGTGGCCCAAGAAGATTCTTGTCATGAGCGTTTTTGGCAGCAGGATATT TGTAACGCCGGCAATCGCAGCGCAAATCCACTACTCCAACAAGGCATTCGACTCTGCCGATCACTCATTTAGCATTTGGCCCgcctccatcaccatccagcTAGTGCAGTGCCTCGCCATCCTCACCGTATGCCTGCCCAACTTCAAGCCCTTCCTCGACAGCCTAGAGTCGGGGCAGATCCGCGTCGACGACATGCGACGGCAGGGCAAGTCGAGCAGCAACGGGTACCCGACAAACAGGCCCGGCTACGCGGGATACAAGTCAAAAACAGCGCAGAGCAGCAGATCGCGAGCCCTGGATCATGCATCCAAGACGCAGCGCAGTGAGATTCACGAGATGGAGGACTTTGCTACGAAGCCGAAACATGACCACGAGAGGAGCTGGGATGGACAGAGTCGCTCGAGCCACTCAAGTCAAAAGATCTTGATCCATCAGACGTGGCAGGTAGATATAGAGACAACGCAGGATGCAGCATTCCGGCAAACATGA
- a CDS encoding hypothetical protein (EggNog:ENOG41), producing MTLKLIEVDTATDFEELIACQWASYENPLQPFFRMFCPLNAPTHEESLKESVALQLRWHNEDPTSYWAKVVNDDGKIVGGCLWKICSENPFDTDEDHSYAYWQPEGERREFITQALKQFDAPRARMGARPQVYVNIVFTHPDHRRQGVANVIMNWSKQKADEMGVELWLDATEQGVPVYEKHGFTVVNVNTIQPTKQNPGEEWHKVKEELGPMTFKQMWRPAGGDYQEGKTVKPWETVEIKYEPELAFVESHAA from the exons ATGAccctcaaactcatcgagGTCGACACTGCCACTGATTTCGAAGAGCTCATCGCATGCCAATGGGCATCTTACGAAAATCCCCTCCAGCCATTCTTTCGCATGTTCTGTCCTCTCAATGCTCCGACACACGAAGAATCTCTCAAGGAGTCAGTAGCGCTTCAGCTCAGATGGCACAATGAAGACCCAACAAGCTACTGGGCAAAAGTTGTGAACGACGATGGCAAAATCGTGGGAGGTTGTTTATGGAAGATTTGTTCCGAGAATCCGTTCGATACAGACGAGGATCATTCCTACGCTTATTGGCAACCAGAAGGGGAGAGGCGAGAGTTTATCACACAAGCTCTGAAACAATTCGATGCGCCTAGAGCGCGGATGGGGGCTAGACCTCAAGTCT ATGTCAATATCGTCTTTACACATCCAGACCATCGCCGCCAAGGCGTGGCGAATGTTATTATGAACTGGAGCAAGCAGaaggctgatgagatgggcGTTGAGCTTTGGCTGGATGCGACAGAGCAGGGCGTGCCTGTTTATGAGAAGCATGGCTTCACAGTCGTCAACGTTAATACCATACAGCCTACGAAACAGAACCCTGGTGAAGAATGGCATAAAGTTAAAGAGGAATTAGGTCCTATGACGTTTAAACAGATGTGGAGACCTGCTGGTGGTGATTATCAAGAAGGCAAGACTGTGAAACCCTGGGAGACTGTCGAGATCAAGTATGAGCCTGAGCTGGCGTTTGTAGAGTCTCATGCAGCTTAG